One window of Enterobacter sp. RHBSTW-00175 genomic DNA carries:
- a CDS encoding HypC/HybG/HupF family hydrogenase formation chaperone, translated as MCIGVPGQIHAIDGNQAKVDVCGVLRDVDLTLVGNVDENGAPRIGQWVLVHVGFAMSVINEAEARDTLDALQNMFDVEPDVGALLYGEER; from the coding sequence ATGTGCATAGGCGTCCCGGGGCAAATCCATGCGATTGACGGCAATCAGGCCAAAGTAGACGTGTGCGGCGTGCTGCGCGATGTCGATCTGACGCTGGTTGGCAATGTGGATGAAAACGGTGCGCCCCGCATCGGCCAGTGGGTGCTGGTACACGTTGGCTTTGCCATGAGCGTGATTAACGAAGCAGAAGCGCGCGACACGCTGGATGCCCTGCAAAACATGTTTGATGTGGAGCCTGATGTCGGGGCGCTGCTGTACGGCGAGGAGCGATAA
- the hypA gene encoding hydrogenase maturation nickel metallochaperone HypA, giving the protein MHEITLCQRALELIEQQAAQHHAKRVTGVWLKLGAFSCVETSALTFCFELVCRDTLAEGCQLHIEEQQAECWCEQCQQYVTLLSSKVRSCPQCQSTGLRIVADDGMQIQRLEIERK; this is encoded by the coding sequence ATGCACGAAATCACCCTCTGCCAACGGGCTCTGGAGTTAATCGAACAACAGGCAGCACAACACCACGCAAAACGTGTGACCGGTGTCTGGCTGAAACTCGGCGCGTTTTCCTGCGTCGAAACCAGCGCCCTCACCTTTTGCTTTGAGCTGGTGTGCCGCGACACGCTGGCGGAAGGCTGCCAGCTTCATATTGAAGAACAGCAGGCGGAGTGCTGGTGCGAACAGTGCCAGCAGTACGTCACGTTGCTGTCGTCGAAAGTACGAAGCTGCCCGCAGTGTCAGAGCACCGGGCTTCGCATCGTGGCCGATGACGGAATGCAGATCCAACGCCTCGAAATCGAGAGGAAATAA
- the hypE gene encoding hydrogenase expression/formation protein HypE, whose protein sequence is MNRVEMAHGSGGQAMQQLINQLFMDAFNNPWLAEQEDQARIDLSTLTAQGDRLAFSTDSYVIDPLFFPGGDIGKLAICGTANDVAVSGAIPRYLSCGFILEEGLPMDTLKAVVASMASTAHEAGIAIVTGDTKVVQRGAADKLFINTAGMGAIPADIHWGAGQLTPGDVLLVSGTLGCHGATILNLREGLGLDGELRSDCAVLTPLIQTLRSCQGVKALRDATRGGVNAVVHEFAASSGCGIELTERGLPVKPAVRGLCELLGLDPLNFANEGKLVIGVERQAAEAVLAQLRAHPSGKEAAIIGEVVERKGVRLTGLYGVKRTLDLPHAEPLPRIC, encoded by the coding sequence ATGAACAGGGTAGAAATGGCGCACGGTAGCGGCGGACAAGCCATGCAGCAGCTCATTAATCAGCTGTTTATGGACGCCTTTAACAATCCCTGGCTGGCCGAACAGGAAGACCAGGCGCGCATTGATCTCTCTACTCTCACCGCTCAGGGCGACAGGCTGGCGTTTTCGACCGACAGCTACGTTATCGATCCGTTGTTCTTCCCGGGCGGTGATATCGGCAAGCTGGCCATCTGCGGTACAGCAAACGATGTGGCAGTCAGCGGCGCAATTCCACGCTATCTCTCCTGCGGCTTTATCCTTGAAGAAGGGCTGCCAATGGACACCCTGAAGGCCGTTGTCGCCAGCATGGCATCCACTGCACATGAAGCAGGGATCGCCATCGTGACCGGGGACACCAAAGTGGTACAACGCGGCGCGGCTGACAAACTGTTTATCAACACCGCCGGGATGGGGGCAATTCCTGCCGATATTCACTGGGGGGCGGGGCAACTGACCCCCGGCGACGTGTTGCTGGTCAGCGGAACGCTGGGCTGCCACGGCGCGACTATACTCAACCTGCGTGAAGGCCTGGGGCTGGATGGCGAGTTACGCAGCGACTGCGCCGTACTGACACCGCTTATTCAGACTCTGCGTTCATGCCAGGGCGTAAAAGCCCTGCGCGATGCCACACGTGGTGGCGTTAATGCTGTGGTACATGAATTCGCGGCAAGCAGCGGATGCGGTATTGAACTGACCGAACGCGGATTACCGGTCAAACCTGCAGTACGGGGGCTTTGTGAACTGCTTGGGCTGGACCCGCTAAACTTTGCCAATGAAGGCAAGCTGGTTATCGGCGTGGAACGCCAGGCCGCCGAAGCCGTACTGGCGCAGCTGCGTGCTCATCCCTCAGGGAAAGAGGCCGCGATTATCGGCGAAGTGGTTGAGCGCAAAGGGGTGCGCCTGACCGGGCTTTACGGCGTTAAACGTACGCTGGATCTGCCGCACGCCGAACCTTTACCCCGAATTTGCTAG
- a CDS encoding 4Fe-4S dicluster domain-containing protein, protein MNRFVIADSTVCIGCRTCEAACSETHRLHGLQSMPRLRVMRNEKESAPQLCHHCEDAPCAGVCPVNAITRVDGAVQLNESLCVSCKLCGIACPFGAIEFSGSRPLHIPANANSPKAPPAPPAPARVSTLLDWVPGVRAIAVKCDLCCFDEQGPACVRTCPTKALILVNIRDIARTSKRKRELTINTDFGDLSLLQELNEGAK, encoded by the coding sequence GTGAACCGTTTTGTAATTGCCGACTCGACGGTCTGTATCGGCTGTCGAACCTGTGAAGCGGCGTGTTCGGAAACACACCGCCTGCACGGATTGCAGTCAATGCCGCGCCTGCGCGTCATGCGAAATGAAAAAGAGTCTGCGCCGCAGCTCTGCCACCACTGTGAGGATGCCCCGTGCGCGGGTGTCTGCCCTGTTAATGCCATCACCCGTGTTGATGGTGCGGTACAGCTCAATGAAAGCCTGTGCGTAAGCTGCAAGCTGTGCGGTATTGCCTGCCCGTTTGGCGCGATTGAGTTTTCCGGCAGCCGCCCGCTGCATATTCCGGCGAATGCCAATTCCCCGAAAGCGCCGCCAGCGCCACCGGCTCCGGCACGCGTCAGTACGCTGCTGGACTGGGTTCCCGGCGTGCGAGCCATCGCGGTGAAGTGCGATCTGTGCTGCTTTGATGAACAAGGCCCGGCCTGCGTGCGCACCTGCCCGACTAAAGCGCTCATTCTGGTCAACATTCGCGATATCGCCCGTACCAGCAAGCGCAAGCGCGAGCTGACGATCAACACCGATTTTGGCGATCTTTCGCTGCTTCAGGAACTTAACGAGGGGGCAAAATGA
- a CDS encoding respiratory chain complex I subunit 1 family protein, whose product MSLLLALLQALVLFAIAPLLSGVCRVLRARMHNRRGPGVLQEYRDLFKLFTRQSVAPDAAGWVFRLTPFVMVGVMLTIATALPVVTVGSPLPVLGDLITLIYLFAIARFFFAIAGLDTGSPFTGIGASREAMLGVLVEPILLLGLWVAAQVAGSTHISFITDTVYHWPVARSIPLVLALCACAFATFIEMGKLPFDLAEAEQELQEGPLTEYSGYGFAVLKWGISLKQLVVLQMFVGVFFPWGQMTHFSAGGLVLAVVVAVLKLLIGVLVIALFENSMARLRFVATSRITWAGFGFAFLAFVSLLVA is encoded by the coding sequence ATGAGTCTGTTACTGGCATTACTTCAGGCGCTGGTGTTATTCGCCATTGCGCCACTGCTTTCCGGGGTGTGCCGCGTGCTGCGCGCCCGGATGCATAACCGTCGCGGGCCGGGTGTCCTTCAGGAATACCGCGACCTGTTCAAATTATTCACCCGCCAGAGCGTTGCACCCGATGCCGCAGGTTGGGTGTTTCGCCTGACGCCGTTTGTGATGGTGGGCGTCATGCTGACCATCGCCACCGCGCTGCCGGTGGTTACCGTTGGCTCTCCGCTGCCGGTACTGGGCGATTTGATCACCCTTATCTATCTGTTTGCCATCGCGCGTTTCTTCTTTGCCATTGCGGGCCTGGACACCGGTAGCCCGTTCACCGGCATTGGCGCCAGCCGCGAGGCAATGCTGGGCGTGCTGGTTGAGCCGATCCTGCTGCTGGGATTGTGGGTTGCCGCGCAGGTGGCGGGTTCGACTCATATCAGTTTTATCACCGACACCGTCTACCACTGGCCTGTTGCACGTTCCATTCCGCTGGTTCTGGCGCTGTGCGCCTGCGCGTTCGCCACCTTTATTGAGATGGGCAAACTGCCGTTTGACCTTGCAGAAGCAGAGCAGGAATTGCAAGAAGGGCCACTGACCGAGTACAGCGGCTACGGCTTTGCGGTGCTGAAGTGGGGCATCAGCCTCAAACAGCTGGTGGTGCTGCAAATGTTTGTAGGCGTTTTCTTCCCGTGGGGACAGATGACGCACTTTTCCGCTGGCGGCCTGGTGCTGGCAGTGGTGGTTGCCGTCCTCAAGCTGCTTATTGGCGTGCTGGTAATTGCGCTGTTTGAAAACAGCATGGCGCGTCTGCGTTTTGTAGCGACGTCCCGTATCACCTGGGCCGGTTTTGGCTTTGCATTTTTAGCATTCGTCTCCTTGCTGGTGGCGTGA
- a CDS encoding formate hydrogenlyase complex iron-sulfur subunit: MFTFIKKVIKTGTQTSSYPLEPMPVDKNFRGKPEHNPQQCIGCAACVNACPSNALTVETDLKTGELAWQFNLGRCIFCGRCEEVCPTVAIRLSQEYELAVWKKEDFLQQSRFELCNCRVCNRPFAVQKEIDYAIALLKHNGDVRAEHHRESFETCPECKRQKCLLPSDRIDLTRHMREAS, encoded by the coding sequence ATGTTTACCTTTATCAAAAAAGTCATCAAAACCGGCACTCAGACCAGCAGTTATCCGCTGGAGCCAATGCCGGTGGATAAAAACTTTCGTGGTAAGCCAGAGCACAATCCGCAGCAGTGCATCGGTTGTGCCGCCTGCGTGAATGCCTGTCCGTCTAACGCCCTGACGGTGGAGACGGACCTGAAAACCGGCGAGCTTGCCTGGCAGTTTAACCTCGGGCGCTGCATTTTTTGTGGTCGCTGCGAAGAGGTGTGCCCGACGGTGGCTATCCGTCTTTCTCAGGAATACGAGCTGGCGGTCTGGAAGAAGGAGGATTTCCTCCAGCAGTCGCGCTTTGAACTGTGCAACTGCCGCGTTTGCAACCGCCCGTTTGCCGTGCAAAAAGAGATCGACTACGCCATTGCGCTGTTAAAGCACAACGGTGACGTCCGCGCTGAGCACCACCGGGAAAGCTTTGAAACCTGCCCGGAATGCAAACGCCAGAAATGCCTGCTGCCGTCCGACCGCATCGATTTAACCCGCCATATGAGAGAGGCCAGCTGA
- the hypB gene encoding hydrogenase nickel incorporation protein HypB: MCSTCGCAEGNLYIEGDEHRPHSAFRSAPFSPAPRPSGVFTGLAFTPTQSADGDLHYGHGEAGTHAPGISQRQMLDVEINVLDKNNQLAARNRARFAARKLLVLNLVSSPGSGKTTLLTETLKRLNGRVSCAVIEGDQQTVNDAARIRETGTPAIQVNTGKGCHLDAQMIADAAPRLPVADNGILFIENVGNLVCPASFDLGERHKVAVLSVTEGEDKPLKYPHMFAAASVMILNKVDLLPYLNFDVDKCLAYAREVNPDIEILLVSATGGQGMDNWLNWLERERCA, encoded by the coding sequence ATGTGTAGTACCTGCGGTTGTGCCGAAGGCAACCTCTATATAGAAGGGGATGAGCATCGTCCTCACTCTGCGTTTCGCTCCGCACCCTTCTCTCCTGCGCCTCGTCCATCAGGAGTCTTTACCGGCCTGGCATTTACGCCAACCCAATCCGCTGACGGCGACCTGCATTACGGCCACGGTGAAGCCGGTACGCACGCGCCAGGCATCAGCCAGCGGCAGATGCTGGACGTCGAAATCAACGTGCTTGATAAAAATAACCAGTTGGCTGCGCGTAATCGCGCCCGCTTTGCCGCCCGCAAACTGCTGGTCCTGAACCTGGTCTCCAGCCCGGGCTCTGGCAAAACAACACTGCTAACAGAAACGCTCAAACGCCTGAACGGACGCGTTTCTTGCGCAGTTATCGAAGGCGATCAGCAGACGGTAAACGATGCCGCGCGTATTCGTGAAACCGGCACACCAGCCATTCAGGTGAATACCGGTAAGGGTTGCCATCTTGATGCGCAGATGATTGCCGATGCCGCGCCACGTCTGCCCGTAGCGGATAACGGCATTCTGTTTATTGAGAACGTGGGTAACCTGGTCTGCCCGGCGAGTTTTGATCTGGGCGAGCGGCATAAAGTAGCCGTGCTATCGGTGACCGAAGGGGAAGACAAGCCGCTGAAATACCCGCATATGTTTGCAGCGGCATCGGTGATGATCCTCAACAAAGTCGACCTGCTGCCGTACCTGAATTTCGACGTCGATAAGTGTCTGGCGTATGCCCGTGAAGTGAACCCGGATATTGAAATCCTGCTGGTGTCTGCCACCGGCGGGCAAGGTATGGATAACTGGCTGAACTGGCTGGAGAGAGAACGATGTGCATAG
- the hypD gene encoding hydrogenase formation protein HypD: MRYVDEYRAPEQVMQLIEHLKMRAKHLRYTAEKPLRIMEVCGGHTHAIFKFGLDQLLPDNIEFIHGPGCPVCVLPMGRIDSCIEIASQPDVIFCTFGDAMRVPGKNGSLLQARARGADVRIVYSPVDALTLAADNPTRKVVFFGLGFETTMPATAITLQQAKARNISNFFFFCQHITLIPTLRSLLEEPGNGIDAFLAPGHVSMVIGTGAYGFIASDFDRPLVVAGFEPLDLLQGVTMLVEQKIAALSKVENQYRRVVPDAGNVLAQKAIAEVFSVEGDSEWRGLGLIAESGVRLTSAYRAFDAEAHFHPQPQQVCDDPRARCGDVLTGKCKPHQCPLFGNTCNPQTAFGALMVSSEGACAAWYQYRNQECEV; encoded by the coding sequence ATGCGCTATGTTGATGAATATCGAGCGCCCGAACAGGTGATGCAGCTTATTGAACACCTGAAAATGCGGGCAAAACATCTGCGCTATACCGCCGAAAAACCGCTGCGCATCATGGAGGTGTGCGGCGGGCATACCCACGCCATCTTTAAATTTGGCCTCGACCAGCTGTTGCCGGACAACATCGAGTTTATCCACGGCCCGGGCTGCCCGGTGTGCGTGCTGCCAATGGGACGCATCGACAGCTGTATTGAGATTGCCAGCCAGCCTGACGTGATTTTCTGTACCTTTGGTGACGCCATGCGCGTGCCGGGGAAAAATGGCTCGTTGCTCCAGGCCAGAGCGCGGGGAGCGGACGTGCGTATCGTCTACTCACCGGTAGATGCCCTAACGCTGGCCGCCGACAATCCCACGCGGAAAGTCGTCTTTTTCGGCCTAGGTTTTGAAACCACCATGCCAGCAACGGCCATCACCTTACAGCAGGCCAAAGCGCGCAACATCAGCAACTTTTTCTTTTTTTGCCAGCACATTACGCTTATCCCGACCCTGCGCAGCCTGCTGGAAGAGCCGGGCAACGGCATTGACGCGTTTCTGGCGCCAGGGCACGTCAGTATGGTCATCGGCACCGGGGCTTACGGTTTCATCGCCAGCGACTTTGATCGTCCTTTAGTGGTCGCTGGTTTCGAACCTCTTGATCTACTGCAAGGCGTGACCATGCTTGTTGAGCAGAAAATAGCAGCCCTGAGTAAAGTGGAAAATCAGTATCGCCGCGTGGTCCCGGATGCCGGGAATGTGCTTGCCCAAAAAGCCATTGCTGAGGTTTTCAGTGTGGAGGGCGACAGCGAGTGGCGTGGCCTGGGATTGATTGCCGAATCAGGTGTGCGCCTGACGTCTGCATACCGTGCGTTCGACGCCGAAGCCCATTTCCACCCGCAACCGCAACAGGTTTGCGACGATCCCCGCGCCCGCTGTGGCGACGTACTCACCGGTAAATGCAAACCACATCAATGCCCGTTATTTGGCAACACCTGTAACCCGCAAACTGCATTTGGCGCACTGATGGTTTCATCAGAAGGCGCATGCGCTGCGTGGTATCAGTATCGCAATCAGGAGTGTGAAGTATGA
- the hycC gene encoding formate hydrogenlyase subunit 3: MNAVTMMNSAVAWFAAAAVLALIFSFHKTLSGWIAGIGGAIGSLMTLAAGGVVLLGGQSVEATIPVVHHAVQVTPLNAIWLVTFGLCGLFISLFNIDWHRHHSTKANGLLVNVLMAAALCTVTASNLGALVVMAEIMALCGVFLTGCSASGKLWFALGRLGTLLLALTCWLVWQRYGTLDLALLNERAQQLPFGADIWLSGVVGFGLLAGIIPLHGWVPQAHANASAPAAALFSTVVMKVGLFGILTLSLTGGQPPLWWGVVLLLAGMVTAFVGGLYALMEHNIQRLLAYHTLENIGIILLGLGAGVTGLALNQPALIAAGFIGGLYHLVNHSLFKSTLFLGAGSVWFRTGHRDIEKLGGIGKKMPVISLAMLVGLMAMAALPPLNGFAGEWVIYQSFFALGQSDAFIARLLGPLLAVGLAITGALAVMCMAKVYGVTFLGAPRTKEAEQACCAPVLMAASVVALALCCVIGGVAAPWLLPLLGSAIPLPLTTAHTTVSQPMIALLLIAAPLLPFILMLFFKRDRLSSRSRGAAWACGYEHEQSMVITAHGFAMPVKENFAAVLKLRHWLNPVAWVPGWQSAAVPVLFRRLAVIELAVLVVIVISRGA; this comes from the coding sequence ATGAACGCGGTGACGATGATGAACAGCGCTGTGGCCTGGTTCGCCGCCGCGGCCGTTCTGGCGCTGATTTTTTCGTTCCATAAAACCCTGAGCGGCTGGATTGCCGGGATAGGCGGGGCGATAGGGAGCCTGATGACCCTGGCCGCGGGTGGGGTGGTTCTGCTCGGCGGGCAATCCGTTGAAGCCACCATTCCGGTGGTGCATCACGCGGTTCAGGTGACCCCGCTGAATGCCATCTGGCTGGTGACGTTTGGTTTGTGCGGGCTGTTTATCAGCCTGTTTAATATTGACTGGCACCGCCATCACAGCACCAAAGCGAACGGGTTGCTGGTGAATGTGCTGATGGCTGCGGCGCTCTGCACCGTGACCGCCAGCAACCTGGGTGCGCTGGTGGTGATGGCCGAAATCATGGCCCTGTGCGGCGTGTTCCTGACCGGGTGCAGTGCTTCCGGCAAGCTGTGGTTTGCGCTTGGGCGGCTCGGCACGCTGCTGCTGGCGTTAACCTGCTGGCTGGTGTGGCAACGCTACGGCACCCTGGATTTAGCCCTGCTGAACGAGCGGGCACAGCAGCTGCCGTTTGGCGCTGACATCTGGTTGTCGGGCGTGGTGGGCTTTGGTCTGCTGGCCGGGATCATCCCGCTGCACGGCTGGGTGCCACAGGCACATGCCAATGCCTCTGCTCCGGCGGCGGCACTGTTCTCCACCGTGGTGATGAAGGTTGGGCTGTTCGGCATTCTTACGCTGTCGCTTACGGGTGGGCAGCCGCCGCTCTGGTGGGGCGTGGTGTTGCTGCTGGCGGGTATGGTAACTGCATTTGTCGGCGGGCTGTACGCGCTGATGGAGCACAACATCCAGCGTTTGCTGGCCTATCACACCCTGGAGAATATCGGCATCATTCTGCTGGGGCTTGGCGCAGGTGTGACCGGGCTGGCGCTCAATCAACCTGCGCTGATTGCTGCCGGGTTTATCGGCGGCCTGTATCACCTCGTCAACCATAGCCTGTTTAAAAGCACGCTGTTCCTCGGCGCGGGTAGCGTCTGGTTCCGTACCGGCCATCGCGATATCGAAAAACTGGGCGGCATCGGCAAAAAGATGCCGGTTATCTCTCTTGCCATGCTGGTGGGGTTGATGGCGATGGCCGCGCTGCCGCCGCTGAACGGCTTTGCCGGTGAGTGGGTGATTTACCAGTCCTTCTTCGCGCTCGGTCAGAGTGATGCGTTTATTGCGCGTCTGCTCGGTCCGCTGCTGGCGGTGGGGCTGGCTATCACCGGCGCGCTGGCGGTGATGTGTATGGCGAAAGTCTATGGCGTGACCTTCCTCGGCGCACCGCGCACGAAAGAGGCGGAACAGGCCTGCTGCGCGCCGGTGCTGATGGCGGCAAGCGTTGTCGCACTGGCGCTGTGCTGCGTTATCGGCGGTGTGGCTGCGCCGTGGCTGCTGCCGCTGCTGGGTAGCGCGATACCGCTGCCGCTCACGACGGCGCACACCACTGTTTCACAGCCGATGATTGCGCTGCTGCTGATTGCCGCGCCGTTGCTGCCATTCATTCTGATGCTGTTCTTCAAACGCGACCGTCTCTCTTCCCGCTCACGCGGTGCGGCGTGGGCCTGCGGCTATGAACATGAGCAATCAATGGTGATCACCGCCCACGGCTTTGCCATGCCGGTGAAAGAGAACTTCGCTGCCGTGCTGAAGCTGCGTCACTGGCTGAACCCAGTGGCCTGGGTCCCTGGCTGGCAGAGTGCTGCCGTGCCTGTGCTGTTCCGCCGTCTGGCGGTTATCGAGCTGGCGGTGCTGGTGGTGATTGTGATTTCACGAGGAGCCTGA
- the hycA gene encoding formate hydrogenlyase regulator HycA, whose protein sequence is MTIWEISEKADYIAQRHQQLQEQWHLYCNSLVQGITLSKARLHHAMSCAAQGDMRFVLFGHFTIYVTLADSFNSHTIEYYVETKDGDKQRIAQAQLMTDGMVDGHVSNRDRQQVLEHYLEKIAPVYNGLYTAVEHDLPVNLQQLMNGNPSANVA, encoded by the coding sequence ATGACTATTTGGGAAATCAGCGAAAAAGCGGATTACATCGCACAGCGACATCAGCAGTTACAGGAGCAGTGGCATCTTTACTGCAATTCTCTGGTTCAGGGGATAACCCTGTCGAAAGCCCGGCTACACCATGCCATGAGCTGCGCGGCACAGGGCGATATGCGCTTTGTGTTGTTCGGGCACTTTACGATTTACGTCACCCTGGCAGACAGCTTCAACAGCCACACCATCGAGTATTACGTCGAGACAAAAGACGGGGATAAACAACGCATTGCTCAGGCGCAACTGATGACTGATGGCATGGTTGATGGCCACGTCAGCAACCGCGATCGCCAGCAGGTGCTGGAACATTACCTGGAAAAAATTGCGCCGGTCTACAACGGCCTTTACACCGCGGTTGAGCACGATTTACCGGTCAACCTGCAACAGCTGATGAACGGAAACCCATCGGCAAACGTTGCCTGA
- a CDS encoding NADH-quinone oxidoreductase subunit C — protein sequence MSEEKKGQQYLAALHQAFPGVVLEESWQTKDQITLTVKVNYLPEVVEFLYYQQGGWLSVLFGNDERQLCGNYAVYYVMSMEQFEKCWVTVRVEVDPNKPEYPSVTPRVPAAVWGEREVRDMYGLVPVGLPDERRLVLPDDWPDELYPLRKDSMDYRQRPAPTTDSETYEFINELGSKKNNVVPIGPLHVTSDEPGHFRLFVDGENIIDADYRLFYVHRGMEKLAETRMGYNEVTFLSDRVCGICGFAHSTAYTTSVENGMGIVVPERAQMIRAILLEVERLHSHLLNLGLACHFVGFDSGFMQFFRVREASMKMAEILTGARKTYGLNLIGGIRRDLLKDDMIQTRQLAQQMRRDVQDLVDMLLSTPNIEQRTVGIGRLDPEIARDFSNVGPMVRASGHARDTRADHPFVGYGLLPMTVHSEQGCDVISRLKVRINEVFTALNMIDFGLDNLPGGPLMVEGFTYIPNRFALGFAEAPRGDDIHWSMTGDNQKLYRWRCRAATYANWPTLRYMLRGNTVSDAPLIIGSLDPCYSCTDRMTVVDVRKKKSQVVPYKELERYSIERKNSPLK from the coding sequence ATGTCTGAAGAGAAAAAAGGTCAGCAGTATCTCGCCGCATTGCATCAGGCGTTTCCCGGCGTGGTGCTGGAAGAGTCCTGGCAGACCAAAGACCAGATAACCCTCACCGTGAAGGTGAACTACCTGCCAGAGGTGGTGGAGTTCCTGTATTACCAGCAGGGTGGCTGGCTCTCCGTGCTGTTCGGCAACGACGAACGTCAGCTGTGCGGGAACTATGCGGTTTACTACGTGATGTCGATGGAGCAGTTCGAGAAGTGCTGGGTAACCGTGCGCGTCGAAGTGGACCCGAACAAACCAGAGTATCCGTCCGTTACGCCGCGCGTGCCTGCTGCGGTCTGGGGCGAGCGTGAAGTGCGCGATATGTACGGCCTGGTGCCTGTCGGTCTGCCGGATGAACGCCGCCTGGTGCTGCCGGACGACTGGCCGGACGAACTTTATCCGCTGCGTAAAGACAGCATGGATTATCGTCAGCGTCCGGCACCGACCACCGACAGCGAAACTTACGAGTTCATCAACGAACTCGGCAGTAAAAAGAACAATGTGGTGCCGATTGGCCCGCTGCACGTTACCTCTGATGAGCCGGGGCACTTCCGTCTGTTCGTTGACGGCGAGAACATTATCGACGCCGACTACCGTCTGTTCTACGTCCATCGCGGCATGGAAAAGCTGGCGGAAACCCGCATGGGTTACAACGAAGTGACCTTCCTCTCCGATCGCGTGTGCGGTATTTGTGGCTTTGCCCACAGCACTGCCTACACCACCTCGGTGGAAAACGGCATGGGAATTGTGGTGCCAGAGCGCGCGCAGATGATTCGCGCCATTCTGCTGGAAGTGGAACGCCTGCACTCGCACCTGCTGAATCTCGGCCTGGCCTGTCACTTTGTCGGCTTCGATTCCGGGTTTATGCAGTTCTTCCGCGTGCGTGAAGCGTCAATGAAGATGGCGGAGATCCTCACCGGGGCGCGTAAAACCTACGGCCTGAACCTGATCGGCGGGATCCGCCGCGACCTGCTGAAAGACGACATGATCCAGACCCGCCAGCTTGCGCAGCAGATGCGTCGCGATGTGCAGGATCTGGTGGATATGCTGCTCAGCACGCCAAACATCGAGCAGCGTACCGTCGGTATTGGCCGTCTGGATCCTGAGATTGCCCGCGACTTCAGCAACGTTGGCCCGATGGTGCGCGCCAGCGGCCACGCCCGTGACACCCGTGCCGATCACCCGTTTGTGGGCTACGGTCTGCTGCCGATGACGGTACACAGCGAACAGGGCTGCGACGTGATTTCTCGCCTGAAAGTGCGTATCAACGAAGTGTTCACCGCGCTGAATATGATCGACTTCGGCCTGGATAACCTGCCAGGCGGCCCGCTGATGGTGGAAGGCTTCACCTATATTCCAAACCGCTTTGCCCTTGGTTTTGCTGAAGCGCCACGTGGTGACGACATCCACTGGAGCATGACCGGCGACAACCAGAAGCTCTACCGCTGGCGCTGCCGTGCGGCAACTTACGCCAACTGGCCAACCCTGCGCTATATGCTGCGTGGCAACACCGTGTCTGATGCGCCGCTGATCATCGGCAGTCTCGACCCGTGCTACTCCTGCACCGACCGTATGACGGTGGTGGATGTACGTAAGAAGAAAAGCCAGGTGGTGCCGTACAAAGAGCTTGAGCGCTACAGCATCGAGCGTAAAAACTCGCCGCTGAAATAA
- a CDS encoding NADH-quinone oxidoreductase subunit B family protein produces MENLLGPRDDNGIPVPMTVDESIASMKASLLKKIKRSAYVYRVDCGGCNGCEIEIFATLSPLFDAERFGIKVVPSPRHADILLFTGAVTRAMRSPALRAWQSAPDPKICISYGACGNSGGIFHDLYCVWGGTDKIVPVDVYIPGCPPTPAATLYGFAMALGLLEQKIHARAPGELDSQPATILHPDMVQPLRVKVDRMARKLAGYRYGRQIADDYLRLLSQGDHQVARWLEAENDPRLNEIVANLNQVVEEARIR; encoded by the coding sequence ATGGAAAACTTACTCGGCCCACGCGACGATAACGGCATTCCGGTGCCCATGACGGTGGACGAATCCATCGCCAGCATGAAGGCGTCGCTGCTGAAAAAAATCAAACGCTCGGCCTACGTCTACCGCGTGGATTGCGGCGGCTGCAACGGCTGCGAGATTGAAATTTTTGCCACGCTGTCGCCGCTGTTCGATGCCGAACGCTTTGGCATCAAAGTGGTGCCGTCCCCGCGTCATGCCGACATTTTGCTTTTTACCGGGGCGGTAACCCGCGCCATGCGATCGCCTGCGCTGCGTGCCTGGCAGTCAGCGCCTGATCCGAAAATCTGTATCTCTTACGGCGCGTGCGGCAACAGCGGCGGTATCTTCCATGACCTTTACTGCGTGTGGGGCGGCACTGACAAAATTGTCCCGGTGGACGTTTATATTCCGGGTTGTCCGCCAACGCCTGCCGCGACGCTGTATGGGTTTGCGATGGCGCTCGGTCTGCTGGAGCAGAAGATCCACGCCCGTGCACCGGGTGAGCTCGACAGCCAGCCCGCGACAATATTGCACCCGGATATGGTGCAGCCATTGCGCGTGAAAGTCGACCGCATGGCACGCAAGCTGGCGGGCTATCGCTATGGCCGCCAGATTGCCGATGATTATCTGCGTCTGCTCAGTCAGGGCGATCATCAGGTAGCACGCTGGCTGGAGGCGGAAAACGATCCGCGTCTGAATGAGATTGTCGCAAACCTGAATCAGGTGGTGGAAGAGGCGCGTATCCGATGA